The segment CTAATTCCTGGACCAACTCCAACCATCGAAGCATGGGAGCAGCACGTAGACGAACATCAGAACGAATAGTCGAGAGAATGCAGGCTAATGTGCGAACACTATGAGAGATTTCTATGAGCAACGGAGATGAACAGCATGACGACCGCGGTCTAGAAGACCTTCGCGGTCGTAACCGACGCCCTTGCCCGTAGCTTCCTTCAGGTCTCTCACATCCAAGCGCGTCGGTCGGTCTCTTTCATCTGCATACTCTGCATGATGTACAATGAGAGGGACGGCATCTTTGAGATGAAACCAATGGTGGTATTATTATATATTGATACCCTGGAGGTCGGTCATCTGACGTTGTCTTGGATCTACAGCTATGTGCATTTCATATCATCTATATCTAATTATTGGAAAAGAGTAAATACTATCCAGTATATGATTTGGTATGGCACAGAGGACATCTCGAGGGTTGCGGTGGGTGGGGGACAACAAAGCGTTAGTGTACAATGCAGAGACGAATGTTTCATCGGGTCCCTTCTCAGCGAGTGCTAACAAGACTGCGCAGTCGGAATATATCCGAATGGATAAGGAGCGGTATCTATATGAACACAAGAGAATCAAAAAGAACCGCGATTTCAGTGCGGATTTCTCGTCGGATATGTATTATCGTCGGATAGACGGATCTAACTACTCCCATCCAGTTGAGGAGCGAAAAGAATTTGACAGAATGTACGATAAGTCGGTACAGATCGCTTCTCAATGTCCATCAGCAACGATCAGCATAAAGAAATTAGCTGACTACAAGCTTCACAACCCGCTTGTAAGCTACCTTGAAGACAAGACTCCACTAATGATCCTTCATAGTGCCAAGAAAGGCATCTCGATGGGTTCTGAATTGATCTCACCTGATGAAGAGATCAAACCCTCCAGAGGTCTGCGCTGCTACACGGTGTTATATGATGATCATTTTGAATTTATACTTGGGAAGAGAGAAGACGATAGAGTTGAGACGTTTTCCTACGAGGAGATAACCGAT is part of the Halogeometricum sp. S1BR25-6 genome and harbors:
- a CDS encoding PH domain-containing protein, with the translated sequence MAQRTSRGLRWVGDNKALVYNAETNVSSGPFSASANKTAQSEYIRMDKERYLYEHKRIKKNRDFSADFSSDMYYRRIDGSNYSHPVEERKEFDRMYDKSVQIASQCPSATISIKKLADYKLHNPLVSYLEDKTPLMILHSAKKGISMGSELISPDEEIKPSRGLRCYTVLYDDHFEFILGKREDDRVETFSYEEITDVEVSTGLLKSRISVVLDTNTYHIWISRKYSSDQVKTAAKLFASKSPLEASQTNLHNKTISRSTNSDFDPSEYDTDNKWWLLARVALFIPIGLFMAFAAVSTIFPPPENAALWGGPVHTGLALLFSLSLPATPVLFAAGISGDKEYLVEETGHGTEWGPTAVLIFLCLTFGLYGAYYLLWRWKTYSN